The following are encoded in a window of Castanea sativa cultivar Marrone di Chiusa Pesio chromosome 5, ASM4071231v1 genomic DNA:
- the LOC142636728 gene encoding disease resistance protein Roq1-like, whose translation MDSNSLSLPSSSSTSSTSRWKYDVFLSFRGEDTRYKFTDHLYTTLVQKGIVTFRDDEKLERGKSISSELLQAIEESKFAIVILSENYATSSWCLDELAKIIECEKELGMTIFPIFHYVDPSDVRKQLGAFKEAFVKHEERFEEKKVQTWRDALSHVGNLAGCHLKNISPETQEIRSIVRHISCAVRYKFSELNQGLVGIYPQAMELESVLALDQVDDVRFVGVWAIGGMGKTTLARFVYDKVSKEFDDSCFLSDVREVCEKNRLPTVQKTLILKLLKETHLDYGDDHDLSNKIKTRLRHKKILLVLDDVNQLKQLRGLAGERNWFGLGSRIIITTRYKDLLQTHSLTKSEIYEVKPLEYDDARHLFSLRAFKKEHIPDEFLELSNKFLNYIDGLPLALEVLGSFLFGKSIVECKSALERLKEGPGRIVIQVLEISFDGLDDLVKEIFLYIACLFNHEEKDYVVEILHSLDLYPEIGLRELIDKSLLKISDINKLQMHNLLGEMGRNKACQYSRDEPGKHRILWLFKDIDHVLRNNMGTEAVQAIDIRPAKDTSIYHEEKEECWRSQGSVLLVNLQDQILSSLYSRGLALLVTFHGWVQRTLSWRGFTSSKNQTGPLWNSNAFLKMPNLKFLRIRNINLLHVPTHLPNNLRIIEWSDYPSKSLPYFQPGELVQLRLQRSKIVRLWEGMKNFDKLKFIDLAGSSALIISPDFTGVPNLEKLVLAWCSNLCQLHPSIGNLKKLILLDLEQCKELSCLPDKFEMESLKTLNLSHCSKVKRIPEFVGNMKCLQELLLQYTAITELPSSVECLTSLNKLILQDCKNLVCLPSTICSLALLKFLDLFGCSKLDKLPEDLGNIVSLEKLSLRGTAIQELPSSVEFLISLWSLDLTDCKNFVFLPSTICSLKSLSYIHLRGCSKFVNLPKNLGNLKGLETLYLQGTAIEVLPSSIGHLSALCTLNLKDCKNLLHLPSTICYLKKLSNLDLSGCSKIVNLPENLGNMESLSDLYLRGTAIKELPSSTVRLQIVKGVCLSERQWPSSPFDSLPRSLDPMGALLRLLSSMPIRDLDLRDCHLLAIPNDIGCLSLLNALRLSGNDFISLPESISQLFELRLLDLDGCKRLRSLPNLPSKVECISVNNCTSLKRLPESQNDSFWSCHFQLCFKCINCFKLADNIQSSSNLFKGQSGKLLGRRLPSVIPGSEIPTWSKEVNICEDPYSSFVTSSIFQRYLYLLRSFPNLD comes from the exons ATGGATTCAAACTCATTATCTTTACCAAGTTCATCTTCAACTTCTTCTACCAGCCGATGGAAGTATGATGTGTTTCTCAGTTTCAGAGGTGAGGACACTCGTTACAAATTCACTGATCATCTATACACAACTTTGGTACAGAAAGGCATTGTCACTTTTAGGGACGATGAAAAACTTGAGAGAGGAAAATCTATTTCATCAGAACTGTTGCAAGCTATAGAAGAATCGAAATTTGCTATTGTCATTCTCTCAGAAAACTATGCAACTTCATCTTGGTGCTTGGATGAACTTGCAAAGATCATTGAATGCGAGAAAGAGCTAGGAATGACAATTTTCCCTATTTTTCATTACGTGGATCCTTCTGATGTACGGAAACAATTGGGAGCTTTTAAGGAGGCCTTTGTTAAACATGAAGAACGTTTTGAGGAGAAGAAGGTGCAGACATGGAGAGATGCTTTGAGTCATGTGGGCAATCTCGCCGGATGTCATTTAAAGAACATTAG CCCTGAGACCCAAGAAATACGGAGCATTGTGAGACATATATCGTGTGCAGTTAGATATAAATTCTCTGAACTTAATCAGGGCCTAGTAGGAATCTACCCTCAGGCTATGGAATTGGAGTCTGTTTTAGCTTTAGATCAGGTTGATGATGTTCGGTTTGTAGGGGTTTGGGCCATAGGGGGAATGGGTAAAACAACTCTTGCTCGATTTGTCTATGATAAGGTTTCGAAAGAATTTGACGATTCTTGTTTCCTTTCTGATGTTAGGGAAGTTTGTGAAAAAAATCGTTTACCCACAGTTCAAAAAACCCTTATTCTTAAACTTTTGAAGGAAACCCATTTGGATTATGGTGATGATCATGATCTATCTAACAAAATCAAGACTAGGTTACGtcacaaaaaaattcttcttgttcttgatgaTGTAAATCAATTAAAACAGTTACGGGGGTTGGCTGGAGAGCGTAATTGGTTTGGTTTGGGCAGTAGAATTATCATAACAACAAGATACAAAGATTTGTTGCAGACACATTCACTAACTAAATCCGAAATATATGAAGTTAAACCATTGGAATATGACGATGCTCGTCATCTCTTTTCTTTGAGAGCTTTTAAAAAAGAGCACATTCCAGATGAATTTTTAGAACTATCTAACAAGTTTTTAAACTATATTGATGGTCTTCCTTTAGCTCTTGAGGTTTTGGGTTcctttttgtttggaaaaagtATTGTTGAATGTAAGAGTGCTTTAGAGAGGCTCAAAGAAGGTCCTGGGAGAATTGTTATCCAAGTACTTGAAATAAGTTTTGATGGACTCGATGACTTAgtcaaggaaatatttttatatattgcaTGCCTCTTTAATCATGAGGAGAAAGATTATGTAGTAGAAATACTTCATAGTCTTGACCTCTACCCTGAAATTGGATTGAGGGAACTCATTGACAAATCTCTCTTGAAAATTTCAGATATTAATAAATTGCAGATGCACAATTTACTAGGAGAAATGGGTAGGAATAAAGCTTGTCAATACTCTCGTGATGAGCCTGGGAAGCATAGGATACTGTGGCTTTTTAAGGACATTGATCATGTGTTGAGAAACAATATG ggaACCGAAGCAGTTCAAGCCATAGATATCAGGCCAGCCAAGGATACAAGTATTTATcatgaagaaaaagaggaatGTTGGAGGTCGCAAGGGTCAGTTCTATTGGTTAATCTTCAAGATCAGATTCTAAGCTCTCTATATTCGCGAGGGTTAGCTTTGTTGGTTACTTTTCATGGATGGGTCCAAAGGACTCTATCTTGGCGAGGCTTCACATCATCAAAAAACCAGACAGGGCCACTTTGGAACTCTAACGCCTTTTTGAAAATGCCCAATCTTAAATTTCTGAGAATTCGTAATATTAATCTTCTACATGTCCCCACACACCTCCCTAATAATTTAAGAATTATTGAATGGAGTGATTATCCTTCAAAATCGTTGCCTTATTTCCAGCCAGGTGAGCTAGTTCAACTTCGTTTGCAACGGAGCAAAATTGTAAGACTTTGGGAAGGAATGAAG AATTTTGACAAGCTAAAGTTCATCGATTTGGCTGGCTCGTCAGCTTTGATTATAAGTCCCGACTTCACTGGAGTCCCAAATCTTGAGAAATTAGTTCTTGCATGGTGTTCAAATTTATGTCAGCTGCACCCATCCATCGGGAATCTAAAAAAGCTTATTCTTCTTGATTTAGAACAGTGCAAAGAACTAAGTTGTCTTCCAGACAAGTTTGAAATGGAGTCTCTTAAAACTCTAAATCTTAGTCATTGCTCAAAAGTCAAGAGAATTCCAGAATTTGTGGGAAACATGAAGTGCTTACAGGAACTTCTTTTGCAATACACTGCTATTACAGAATTACCTTCATCTGTTGAATGTTTGACTAGCCTTAATAAGTTGATCTTGCAAGATTGCAAAAATCTAGTGTGTCTTCCTAGCACCATTTGTAGTTTGGCATTGCTTAAatttcttgatctttttggatGCTCAAAATTGGACAAATTGCCAGAGGACTTGGGGAATATTGTAAGTCTAGAGAAGCTTAGTTTGAGGGGAACAGCAATACAAGAATTGCCTTCATCAGTTGAATTTCTGATTAGCCTTTGGTCATTAGATCTAACAGATTgcaaaaattttgtgtttcttCCAAGCACTATTTGTAGTTTGAAGTCACTATCTTATATTCATCTTCGTGGATGCTCAAAATTTGTCAACTTGCCCAAGAACTTGGGGAATCTCAAAGGTCTGGAAACACTCTATTTACAAGGAACAGCAATAGAAGTGTTGCCATCTTCCATTGGACATTTGAGTGCCCTTTGTACTTTGAATCTAAAAGATTGCAAAAATCTTTTGCATCTTCCTAGCACTATTTGTTATTTGAAGAAACTAAGCAATCTTGATCTTTCTGGATGCTCAAAAATTGTCAACTTGCCAGAGAACCTGGGGAATATGGAAAGTTTGTCGGATCTTTATTTGCGTGGTACAGCTATAAAAGAGTTGCCTTCCTCCACCGTTCGCCTTCAAATTGTCAAGGGAGTGTGTTTGAGTGAGCGTCAATGGCCATCATCTCCATTTGATTCTTTGCCAAGAAGTCTAGATCCCATGGGTGCGCTATTGCGTCTCTTATCAAGTATGCCTATAAGAGATTTGGATCTTCGGGACTGCCATCTTTTAGCGATTCCCAATGATATTGGCTGCCTATCCCTTTTAAATGCGTTACGGCTAAGTGGAAATGATTTCATTTCCCTTCCTGAAAGCATCTCTCAACTCTTTGAACTTAGATTGCTCGACTTGGATGGTTGCAAGAGGCTTCGGTCATTACCAAATCTTCCGTCAAAAGTTGAATGTATAAGTGTGAACAATTGTACCTCACTAAAGAGATTGCCAGAATCACAAAATGATTCCTTCTGGTCATGTCATTTTCAATTATGTTTCAAATGTATCAACTGCTTCAAATTGGCTGACAATATTCAAAGCAGTAGTAACTTGTTTAAG GGACAAAGTGGTAAACTACTAGGGAGGAGATTACCTTCTGTTATTCCTGGAAGTGAAATTCCGACATGGTCTAAAGAAGTGAACATATGCGAAGACCCTTATAGCTCATTTGTTACTTCTTCCATTTTTCAAAGATATCTATATCTACTACGTAGCTTCCCaaatttggattaa